A window of the Cicer arietinum cultivar CDC Frontier isolate Library 1 chromosome 6, Cicar.CDCFrontier_v2.0, whole genome shotgun sequence genome harbors these coding sequences:
- the LOC101502156 gene encoding isoflavone 2'-hydroxylase-like (The RefSeq protein has 1 substitution compared to this genomic sequence) — protein MGIFSFFAYSLFYLSIFFIFRLLFQSRKFKNLPPGPPSLPIIGNFHHLKRPLHRTFKGLSKTYGDIISLWFGSRLVVVVSSLSEFQQCFTKNDVVLANRPRFLSGKYIFYNYTTLGSTSYSEHWRNLRRITSLDVLSNHRINNFSGVRRDETQRLITKLAEDSSTSFAEVELSFRFYDMTFNNIMRMISGKRYYGEDCDMSDLQEASQFRDMVTELLQLSGANNKTDFMPLLKFFDFENLEKRVKNIADKTDAFLRGLLQEQRNKKERTNTMIDHLLNLQESQPEYYTDQIIKGLALAMLLAGTDSSAVTLEWSMSNLLNHPEVLKKVRDELDTHVGQDRLVDESDLPKLTYLKNVIYETLRLCTPAPLLLPHSTSDDCIIGGYKVPRDTIVLINAWAIHRDPKSWSEATTFKPERFDKKGEIEKVIAFGMGRRVCPGEALALRTISMTLALLIQCFDWKRTSDDMIDMAERDGFVLTKLVPLKAMCKTRPVVNKIFK, from the exons ATGGGGATCTTTTCCTTCTTCGCATACTCTCTCTTTTATCtttctatatttttcattttcaggCTTTTGTTCCAATcaagaaaattcaaaaatctCCCACCAGGTCCACCTTCTCTTCCTATAATTGGCAACCTCCATCATCTCAAACGTCCCCTCCACCGCACTTTCAAAGGACTTTCTAAAACATATGGTGATATCATTTCACTTTGGTTTGGATCACGTCTTGTGGTTGTTGTTTCTTCTCTATCTGaatttcaacaatgttttaCAAAAAACGATGTTGTCCTAGCTAATAGGCCACGGTTCCTCTCTGGAAAATACATCTTCTACAACTATACGACTTTAGGATCCACATCCTACAGTGAACATTGGCGCAACCTTCGTCGTATCACTTCGCTCGATGTTCTTTCAAACCACCGTATCAACAACTTCTCTGGAGTCCGAAGGGATGAGACTCAACGACTAATCACAAAGTTGGCTGAAGATTCATCCACTTCCTTTGCTGAAGTAGAACTTAGTTTCAGATTCTATGATATGACCTTCAACAACATCATGCGAATGATCTCTGGAAAGAGATACTACGGAGAAGATTGTGACATGAGTGATCTTCAAGAAGCCAGTCAATTCAGGGATATGGTTACTGAACTGTTGCAATTGTCTGGTGCAAATAACAAAACTGATTTCATGCCTTTgcttaaattttttgattttgaaaacttGGAGAAAAGGGTTAAGAATATTGCTGACAAAACGGACGCATTCTTGAGAGGACTCCTTCAAGAACAACGCAACAAGAAGGAACGTACAAACACCATGATTGACCATCTTCTAAATTTGCAAGAATCACAACCTGAGTACTACACTGATCAGATCATCAAAGGCCTTGCTTTG GCTATGCTCCTTGCTGGAACCGACTCATCTGCTGTAACTTTAGAGTGGTCAATGTCTAATTTGTTGAACCATCCAGAGGTATTGAAGAAGGTAAGAGATGAATTGGATACTCATGTAGGACAAGATCGTTTGGTAGATGAATCAGACCTTCCAAAACTTACTTACCTAAAAAATGTCATCTATGAAACGCTTCGGTTGTGTACTCCTGCTCCATTGTTATTACCACACTCAACTTCAGATGATTGCATTATTGGAGGATATAAAGTACCAAGAGACACCATAGTATTGATCAATGCATGGGCCATTCACAGGGATCCTAAGTCATGGAGTGAGGCCACAACCTTCAAGCCGGAGAGGTTTGACAAAAAAGGGGAGATTGAAAAGGTGATTGCATTTGGGATGGGAAGAAGAGTGTGTCCTGGAGAAGCTTTGGCTCTTCGTACAATTAGCATGACTTTGGCATTATTGATTCAATGCTTTGATTGGAAACGTACAAGTGATGACATGATTGATATGGCAGAACGAGATGGATTCGTCTTGACAAAATTGGTTCCATTAAAAGCCATGTGTAAAACTCGTCCGGTcgtaaacaaaattttcaagtAG